From the genome of Azospirillum sp. TSA2s:
GCGCGCTGCGTTCGTGGCCGCCATAGGCCTTCGGCCAGGTCATGCCGATCCAGCCGCGCTCACCCAGCTTGCGGCTGAAGTCTGCGTCGAAGCCGCTCCAGGAGCGGGCACGGTCGCGCGGCTTGCGGGCGGCCAGTTCGGTGGCGAGGAAGTCGCGGACTTCGGCGCGCAGCCCCTCCACATCGGCGGGCGGAGGCGCGGGGAAGGTGAATGCGGTCATCGTCGGGTGTCTCCGCTGCTCAGGCCGCCGTGATCATCGGCCACAAGCCGTCGGCGCCCGCGGCAATGGCGGCGTGTCCCAGGCGGCGGGACCATTCGGCGTCGTTGCCGAACTCGTCGCGCCAGGACCACAGGCGCCGGGTGAGGTGGTGGAGGCTGTGTTCGTGGGTGAAGCCGATGGCGCCATGGACCTGATGGGCGATGGCCGCCGCCACGCTCGCTGCCTCGCCGGTGCGCGCCTTGGCGACGGCAATGCGATGGTCGCCGACGGGTGCCGTGATGGCTTCCGCAGCCAGATCGGCGGCGGCAGAGGCGGCGGCCGTCTGGCCGGCCAGCACCGCGAGGGATTGCTGGATCGCCTGGAACTTGCCGATGGGCCGGCCGAACTGCGACCGCTCGCTGGCGTACTGCACCGTCATCTCCAGAACCCGCGCCAGCGCCCCGGCGATCTGGATGCTGCGCAGGGCGGCGCCGGCGGCGTGGAGGCCTTCCGGCGTGACACCGGCGGCGGGCGCCACCTGCGACGGCTCCAGCAGGCAGCCGAAGGTCAGGTCGTCGCGCGGCTCTCCGGCGAGGTTGTTGCCGGGCGCCACGTCGAAGCGGCCGGCGGGAACCAGCGCGACATGCGGCACGCCGGCGGCCTCGGCGACCACCACCACGTCTGACACCTTGCCGCCCCAGGGCACGCGGCGCGCCACCCCGGTCAGCCGCCAGCCGCCGTTTTCCGGCACAAGGGCGAGGGGATGGGCCGTCCGGCCGGCGGTGGTGGTCGGTGCGACCGACAGCGCACCGCCCGGCGAGTCGATGCCGGCGCCGGCCAGGAGGCGGTTCGCCAGCATCGTCTCGCCCAGCGGAAGCGGCAGCGCGAAGGCGGCGGCGACGCGGACCGCCGCCAGCGCTTCCACCGGGTCGATGCCGAAGCCGCCCTGGTCCTCCGGGACCAGCGCCAGCGGCAGGCCAAGCTCCTCCACCGCGTTCCAGAGGTTGCCCGGCCACTCACCCGCTTCGGCGCGGGCCAGTTCATTGGGCGTGACGATGTTCTGGAACAGTCTGGTTGCCGTATCGACGAGGATCCGACCGGTTTCGCTCATCTTCGTCCCCCCAGCTTTGCCGGTTCAAGATCGTTTCACTGTATGAAACGCCTTTTCATTACCAAAACCGTACAGGGGGATGGTTTGGTTGGCAACCAAATTTGTTAGGGTCACCACCAATAGCCTGGGGCAGGCGGAGGCTGGGTGCTGCATATCCGAGCATGCAGGTGGCGGCATGCAGGCAAGGGGAGGCCTGCCCAACTGGACTGCTAAGCCGGTGGAAAATGGCGGGCTGGATCAGCCCTGGGCGCGGAAAACCTCGGCGAGGCGGGCGGCGGTCGCCTTCAGCGGCTCCAGCAGGCGGTCCACCGCCATTTCGTAGGACATGGCGTTGCGCAGCATCAGGATGTTCACCGATGCGCAGGCGCGCTCGCCGTTCATCACCGGGACGGCGATGGCCCAGACGAGACCCTCATACTCGCGGTCGCTGTAGGTGCTGTCCATCACGGAGAAGCCGCGCTCCCGCACCTCCGCCAGTATGGCGTCGGCCTTGCTCAGATCGACGCTCTCCGCATTCGGGCGGGCGGCGATCTGGGCAAGGATGGCCTGCCGCTCCTCGTCCGGGCAGAAGGCCAGATAAGCGCGGCCGAGCGAGGTCGACAGGATCGGCGCCTGATAACCGGGCCGGCGGTTCAGGGACAGCGGCCCCTGCTCGCGGCTGGTCTGGACGACGATCATGGCGCCGCGATCGCAGATCGCCAGATCGGACGGCCAGCCGATGGACTTGCGGAAGTCCGTCAGGATCGGTTCCGCCGCCGCCCCCAAACTGCGCTGCAGGTCGTAGCCCTGGCTGAGCTGCAGGGTGCGCCAGGAGGGAACATAGGCCGGCCGGCCGGCGACGCGCACGATGTAGCCGGCATGTTCCAGTGTTTCCAGCATCCGCACCACGGTCGCCTTGTCCAGCCCGGTCGCGGCATGGACCGATCCGACCGTCGCCTCCCGCGATGCATTCACCGCCTGGAGGACGTCCAGACCACGCAGCAGGGCGACCACGGGCTTAAAGGACGGCATCTCGGTTCCTCCAACTCATGGGCGATGACGAATCATGGCCATCCGTGCGGCCCGGCGGGGGCCGGGGACGTTAGCCGGACCGCGCGGGATTGTACAGGCGGCCGATTGCCATTCCGTTGAGCATTGTAACCCAGCCGACGGCACGCTACCATCGATATGAAAAGCCATTTCGCACAGTGAAACGATAGGCGTCGGAGTGGCGCCTGCCGACCAGACGGCGACCATCGGACAGCATTCAAGCCGGGACGATCATGAGCACAGAAAACCACGAGGAGTCGCATGGTGGCGCCGGAGCCGGAGCAGAAGGCGGCGGGGCGCTGGCCGGCATCCGCGTCCTCGACCTCAGCCGGGTGCTGGCGGGTCCCTGGGCGTCACAGGCGCTGGGCGACCTTGGCGCCGACGTCATCAAGGTGGAGCATCCCGGACATGGCGACGACACCCGCGCCTGGGGACCGCCGTTTCTTTCGGCGGATGGGGCGGCGGACGGGGCGGCTGGCGACGTGGAGCGGCTGAGCGCCTATTACCTGTCCTGCAACCGCAACAAGCGGTCGATCGCCATCGACATCGCCAAACCGGACGGGGCCGACATCATCCGCCGGTTTGCCGCGGACTGCGACGTGGTGATCGAGAATTTCAAGGTCGGCGGCCTTGCCCGCTATGGGCTGGATTATGCCGCCTTGTCAGGCATCAACCCGCGTCTGGTCTATTGCTCCATCACGGGCTTCGGCCAGACCGGGCCGCTGGCTCCGCGTCCCGGCTATGATTTCCTGATCCAGGGAATGAGCGGGCTGATGAGCATCACCGGCCAGCCCGAGGGAGAGCTGGGCAGCGAGCCGCTGAAGGTCGGCGTCGCCGTGTCGGACGTCTTCACCGGGCTTTACGCCACGATCTCGATCCTGGCCGCGCTGCGTCATCGCGACCGCACCGGGCAGGGCCAGCACATCGACTGCGCGTTGCTCGACACCCAGGTGTCGGTCCTCGCCAATCAGGCGATGAACTGGCTGGTCGGGGGGATGGTTCCTGGACTGATGGGCAACAAGCACCCGAACGTCGTGCCATACCGCACTTTCAAGGCCCGCGACGGACACGTGATCGTCGCCACCGGCAATGACGGCCAATTCCGGGCGCTGTGCCGGCTGCTGGGGTTGGAGGAGGTGGCGGCCAGCCCGCGCTTCGCCGACAATGCCAGCCGGCTCGCCCTGCGCGACGAGCTGGAGGGGCTGCTGGCCGACGCCATCGCCAACTGGGATCAGGCGGCGCTGATTGCCGCCATGGCGGAGGCCGGCGTGCCCGGCGGGCCGATCAACCGGATCGATCAGGTCTTCGCCGAACCCCATCTGGCCGAACGCGGGCTGGTGCGGGAGATGACGCTGGAGGACGGGCGCAAGGTGCCGGTGGTGGGCTACCCGGCCCGGCTGTCGAACTCCCCCGCGACCTACCGCCGCCCGCCGCCCCGGCTGGGACAGCAGACCGCGGAGGTTCTGGAGGAGATGCTGGGCTACAGCCCCGACCGGGTCGAGCAGCTGCGGTCGTCCGGCGTGCTGGGCGGATAAGGCCAGAGGGACCCCGATCACCCCGCCGCCGTCACATCATCCCGGATGCACGACACCGAATGCCCCGGCGCCACCTGCCGCAGTGCCCGGGCCTCCGGCTCAGCACAGGCCGGCAGGGCGAAGGGGCAGCGGGTGCGGAAGACGCAGCCGGACGGCGGGTTCATCGGGCTCGGCACGTCGCCGTCCAGCAGCATGCGTGACTTCGGCGCGTCGGGATCGGGGTCGGGGGCGGCCGACAGCAGGGCCATGGTGTAGGGATGGCGCGGGCGCTCGTAGAGGGAGTCGCTCGGCGCGATCTCCATCAGGCGGCCGAGATACATCACCGCCACCCGGTCGCTGATGTAGCGCACCACCGCCAGATCATGGGCGATGAACAGCACCGCCAGCCCCAGCTCGCGCTGCAGGTCGCCCAGCAGATTGACCACCTGTGCCTGCACCGAGACGTCGAGCGCCGACACCGGCTCGTCCGCCACGATGAAGTCGGGCTCCACCGCCAGGGCGCGGGCGATGCCGATGCGCTGGCGCTGGCCGCCGGAGAATTCGTGCGGAAAGCGGTCCATGGCGTCGGCGGTCAGGCCGACCTTCTCCAAAAGCGCGGCCACGCGGTCGCGGCGGTCGGCGCGGCTGCCGATGTTGTGGATCACCAGAGCTTCGCCGATCACGTCGCGCACGCGCTGGCGCGGGTCGAGGCTGGCATAGGGGTCCTGGAAGACGATCTGCATGCGGCGGCGCTGCGCCCGCATCTCGGCCGTCGGCAGACCGGTGATCTCCTGTCCGTCGAAGCGGATGGAGCCGCCGGTCGGCTCGATCAGCCGCAGGATGCTGCGCCCGGCAGTGGTCTTGCCGGAGCCCGATTCACCGACCAGCCCCAGCACCTCGCCGCGGTTCAGGTCGAAGGACAGATCGTCCACCGCCTTGACCCAGCCGACCGGCCGTTGCAGCAGCCCGCCGCGCACGGGAAAGCGCTTTTCCAGATTGCGGACGCTCAGCAGGGGCTGTTCGGTCGAAACATCGGAAGTCATGGCAACGGCGCTCATTGCACGTCTCTCCAGCGGCGGCAGCGGGCGGAATGGTCGGGGCCGACCGGCTCCAGCACGGGTTCGGCGGCGGTGCAGGCCGGTTCGGCCAACGGACAGCGCGGGGCGAAGGTGCACCCCAACGGGCGGTTCACCGGGCTCGGCACGCTGCCGGGGATGGCGTGCAGCCGGCCGCCGTCGCCGCGGCGCTGGCCCAGATGCGGCATACAGGCCAGAAGCCCGCGGGTGTAGGGGTGCTTGGGCGATTTCAGCAGGGAGCGCACATCGCCTTCCTCGACGATGCGGCCGGCATACATCACCACCACCCGGTGCGCCACCTCCGCCACCACGCCCAGATTGTGGGTGATGAACAGGATCGAGGTGCCGGTCTCCTCCTGAAGCCGCCGCATCAGGTCGAGGATCTGCGCCTGGATGGTCACGTCGAGCGCCGTGGTCGGCTCGTCGGCGATCAGCAGGGTGGGGCGGCAGGCCAGCGCCATGGCGATCATCACGCGCTGGCGCATGCCGCCCGACATCTGGTGCGGGTATTCGTCCAGCCGACGCTCCGCCGCCGGGATGCCGACCTTCTTCAGCATGGCCAGTGCCTCCGCCCGTGCCGCCCGGCGGTCGAGACCCTGGTGGTAGCGCAGCGCCTCGCCGATCTGGTCGCCGACGGTGTAGACCGGGTTCAGCGAGGTCATCGGCTCCTGGAAGATCATGCCGATCTCGTTGCCGCGAACGCTGCGCATGGCGCGCTCGCTGAGGCGGGCGAGGTCGCGCACCTGGCCGTCGCGGCCGCGGAACAGGATCTCGCCGCCGGCAATGATGCCCGGCGGCGACGGGATCAGCCGCATCGCCGACAGGCTGGTCACCGATTTGCCGCTGCCGGATTCGCCGACGACGGCCAGCGTCTCGTTGCGGCGCACGGCGAAGGACACGCCATCCACCGCCTTCGACACGCCGGGATCGGCGGTGAAGTGGGTTTGCAGGTTGCGGATGTCGAGCGTGAGGTCAGCGTCCATGGCCGGATCCAGGGGTTGGGGTCAGCGGGTGCAGCCGCGCGCCGGCACCGGCCAGTCGCCGACGACCTCGCCGTTGCGGGTGATCGCCATGCGGTCGTGCAGGTTGGTCACCACGCAGACATGGTTGGGCAGGATCATCACGCGGTCGCCGATCTCCGGCCGCTCCGCGCATTTGCTGAGGTCGACCACCGCATGCTCCTCGTTCACGCGGACGATCACCGCGTCGGGGTAGTCGAGGATCAGGCCGAAGCCCTCGCCGACCGATGGGGCGACGCGGTCGCTCGACAGCGTCTTGCTGCCGCAATCCAGAACGGCGCGGTCGGGAGTGGGACGGCTGACCACGGTGGCGTGGACATGTACGGCGCACTCGTCCAGCGTCGCCACACCCGCACCCACGGTGGCGCGGTCGTGGTAGATGTAGGTGCCGACGCGCAGCTCGGTTACGCCGGGAAGCTCATGGGTGTCCCAGCAGCCGGGGGTGCCGCCGACCGACACCGTCTCCACCGCGATACCGGCGCCGTCCAGCAGGGCGCGGGTCTCGGTGACGAAGGGCACGGTGCGGGGACCGCGCGGGTAGGTCATCAGGCCGCGGAAGCGGGTCAACCCGTTGCCGGCGGCGCGGCGGGCCAGCGTCAGAACCTCGTCCGGGGTCTGCACGCCGCAACGGCCGTCGCCGCTGTCGAACTCCACCAGGATGCCGATCTCGACGCCGGCCTCCGCCGCGGCGGCGGCCACGGTGTCAAGGGCGACGGCGTTGTCCAGCGCCACCGTCAGCTTGGTCTTGCCGGCCAGCTCCGCCAGCGGCTTCACCTTGGCGGCGCCGACGATGGGGTAGGTCAGCAGGATGTCTTTGCAGCCGGCTTCGGCCATCACCATCGCTTCGCTGATCTTCTGGCAGGTGATGCCGACGGCGCCCAGCTCGATCTGGCGGAGTGCGAATTGGGGAAGCTTGTGGGTCTTGATGTGCGGGCGCAGCGCCAACCCGTGCCGGTCGCAATAGGCCTGCATCTTGGTCAGGTTATGCTCGACCCGGTCGAGGTCGATGACGGGGACGGGGGTGTCGAGTTCGTCGACGCGCATGGGACCGCTCCGGAACGCAGATTTGGGAAAGAGGCCGATCCCGGCGGTGAAGCGGCGGGATCGGCCATGTACTTAGGACCTTACGCCGTCGGCAGGACGGCGATGCAGTCGATTTCGACCTGGATGTTGTTCAGCTGGCAGCCGATGGTGGTGCGGGCCGGCGGCTCGTTGGGGAAGAACTCCGAATAAAGCGCGTTGTATTCCTGAAAGCGACCGAGGTCGCTGAGGTAGCTGTTGACCTTCACCACATGGGCGAGGTCGGTACCGGCGGCCTTCAGGATGATCTCCAGGTTGCGCAGGGTCTGGCGCACTTCGCCGGCGAAATCCTCGGGCAGCGCGCCGGTCTCCGGATGGTGCGGCCCCTGGCCCGACACATAGACGAAGCCGTTCGCGACGATGGCGTGGCTGTACTGGCCGGCGGGCTTCGCACCCTTTTCGGCGAAGATCGGCTTGCGGTTGCTCATCGGGTCCTCACTGGTGTGGAAACTGGGGTTTTGAAATATGTCAGGCGCGGGCCAGGGCCTTGCCCGGACGCGCGCCGGTGTGCCCGCCGTCGCGCAGGACGAACTGTCCGGCGACGAGCACGTCGGTGATGCCGTGGGGCGGGCACGTCGGATCTTGGAAGGTCGCACGGTCCGCCACGTCGGCGGTGAACAGGGTCAGGTCGGCCATCATGCCCGGCCGGATCAGCCCGCGGTCGGACAGGCCGAAACGCTGCGCCGGGACGGCTGTCATGTGGCGCACGGCATCCTCCAGCCCCAGCCCGCCTTCGCCCCTGATCGCGCGGGCGAGATAGCGCGGGAAGCTGCCGAAGGCGCGGGGATGCGGCTTGCCGGTCTCGCGCGGCAGCCCGTCGGAGCCCAGCATGTGCAGCGGGTGCGACAGCGCGGTCTCCAGATCGGCCTCGGCCAGCTGGAACATGACGATGTTGGTGCGGCCACGGTCGGCGCGGATCAGGCGGACCAGCGTGTCGAAGGGCTGCTCCTTCGCCACCCCGGCGATCTCGGTCAGCGACAACCCTTCCAAGTCGCGCAGGTCGTCCGCCGAAACGCCGCCGATGCGGACATTCTCCCAGCCGATCAGGCGGATCTTGGATTCCCAGCCGGCATCGTTGGGGGCCTCGCCGTCCTCCACCGCGCGGCGCAGAGCGGCCAGCCCGTCGGCACCGGCCATGCGCGCCAGCAGGGCCTCCACCCCGCCGGCCAGCGCCGACGGCGGCAGCAGTTGCAGGATGGTGCTGGAACCGGCCGGGTAGGGGTACATGTCGAAGCTGACGTCGGTGCCGTCGTGCCGCGCGATCTCCAGCCGCTCCACCGCGCGCGGCAGGCTGCCCCAATAGGGCCGCCCGGCGGCTTGCAGGTGGGAGAGCAGGCCGCTCGCCCCGCCGGCCTTCAGCAGGTCGAGGAACTCGTCCACCGAGGCGATCAGCCCGCCCTCGTAGGAACGCACATGGGCGGTCAGCAGGGCGCCATGCTCCGCCACCACTTCGGCCAGCCGCACCAGCTCGGCGCGGTCGGCCCAGGCGCTGGGCGGATAGACGAGGCCGAGCGACAGGCCGTGCGCGCCCTGGCGAAGCTGCTCCGCCAGCAGGGCCGCCATCGCCTCGCGCTCCGTCGCGGTGGCTGCGCGGTTCTGCCAGCCCATGACGGCGAGGCGCAGGGCCGCATGCCCGACCAGCGAGACGAGGTTGATCGCGGTGCCGCGCCCGTCGAGCGCGGACCGGTAGCCGGCGAAGTCGGTGAAGGTTTCCTGATCGGACACCGTGCCCAGCAGATTGCCGAAATGCTCGCGCAACGGGGCTGCGCTTTCGGGGCTCTGCGGGTAGAGGCCGAAGGAGCAGTTGCCGACCACCACGGTGGTGACGCCCTGCGCTACCTTCTCCGGCCGGCCGGGTTGGCGCAGCTGGATCAGGTCGTCGTGGCAATGGGCGTCGATGAAGCCGGGGGCGAGGAAGCGGCCCGCCGCCTCCAGCGGCTCGGCGTCCGGCGCGTCCAGCATCGGGCCGACGGCGGCGATGCGTCCGCGTTCCACCAGCACGTCGGCCGGGAACCAGGGGGCGCCGGTGCCGTCGATGACGCGGGCGCCCTTGATGAGGAACGTGGCACTCATCTCATTTCGCCTTCTGGAGCCGGGGGTCGAGCGCGTCGCGCAGCCCGTCGCCGACGATCTGCAGCGACAGAACGGTCAGGACGATGGCGCAGCCGGGGAACAGGATCAGCCAGTCGGCCTGCTGGAAATACTGCTGGGCGCTGGCGATCATGTTGCCCCAGGTCGGGGTGGTCGGCGGCACGCCGACGCCGAGGAAGGACAAGGCCGCCTCCGTCAGGATGGCGTAGGCGAAAATGAAGGTGGCCTGCACCAGGATCGGCGAGATCAGGTTGGGCAGGATGTGCAGGAAGACGATGCGCGGGGTGGAGGCGCCGAGCGCGGTGGCCGCCTCGATGAAGGGCATCTCGCGCACCACGAGGCAGGCGGCGCGCACCACGCGGGCGACGCGCGGCGTGTAGACGATGCCGAGCGCCAGCACGACATTGTAGAGCGACGGCCCCAGCGCCGCCATGAAGGCGATGGCGAGCAGGATGTCCGGGAAGGCCATCAGCGCGTCGGTCAGCCGCATCAGCAGGCCGTCCAGCGGGCGGATATAGCCGGCGGCCAGCCCAAGCAGCGTGCCGAGCAGCGTCGCCACCACCACCACCAGCAGGCCGACCAGCAGCGACAGCCGGGCGCCCAGCATCACGCGGGACAGCACGTCGCGGCCATACTCGTCGGTGCCGAACCAGTGGGCGGCGGTCGGCGGCTTCAGCCGGCCGAGGATGTCCATCTTCATCGGGTTGAAGGGGGTGATCCACGGCGCCAGCAGCGCCACCGCCAGGATCGCCAGCATGATCAGGAAGGACAGCACCACCAGCCGGCGGCGGAACAGCTGGCGCATCAGCAGGGCGGCCGGCGACCGGCTGTTCCTGGCCTTGGCGGAGGAGGGAAGGGGG
Proteins encoded in this window:
- a CDS encoding alanine racemase encodes the protein MRVDELDTPVPVIDLDRVEHNLTKMQAYCDRHGLALRPHIKTHKLPQFALRQIELGAVGITCQKISEAMVMAEAGCKDILLTYPIVGAAKVKPLAELAGKTKLTVALDNAVALDTVAAAAAEAGVEIGILVEFDSGDGRCGVQTPDEVLTLARRAAGNGLTRFRGLMTYPRGPRTVPFVTETRALLDGAGIAVETVSVGGTPGCWDTHELPGVTELRVGTYIYHDRATVGAGVATLDECAVHVHATVVSRPTPDRAVLDCGSKTLSSDRVAPSVGEGFGLILDYPDAVIVRVNEEHAVVDLSKCAERPEIGDRVMILPNHVCVVTNLHDRMAITRNGEVVGDWPVPARGCTR
- a CDS encoding ABC transporter permease — its product is MASVPAGHGSVPLPSSAKARNSRSPAALLMRQLFRRRLVVLSFLIMLAILAVALLAPWITPFNPMKMDILGRLKPPTAAHWFGTDEYGRDVLSRVMLGARLSLLVGLLVVVVATLLGTLLGLAAGYIRPLDGLLMRLTDALMAFPDILLAIAFMAALGPSLYNVVLALGIVYTPRVARVVRAACLVVREMPFIEAATALGASTPRIVFLHILPNLISPILVQATFIFAYAILTEAALSFLGVGVPPTTPTWGNMIASAQQYFQQADWLILFPGCAIVLTVLSLQIVGDGLRDALDPRLQKAK
- a CDS encoding RidA family protein encodes the protein MSNRKPIFAEKGAKPAGQYSHAIVANGFVYVSGQGPHHPETGALPEDFAGEVRQTLRNLEIILKAAGTDLAHVVKVNSYLSDLGRFQEYNALYSEFFPNEPPARTTIGCQLNNIQVEIDCIAVLPTA
- a CDS encoding acyl-CoA dehydrogenase; its protein translation is MSETGRILVDTATRLFQNIVTPNELARAEAGEWPGNLWNAVEELGLPLALVPEDQGGFGIDPVEALAAVRVAAAFALPLPLGETMLANRLLAGAGIDSPGGALSVAPTTTAGRTAHPLALVPENGGWRLTGVARRVPWGGKVSDVVVVAEAAGVPHVALVPAGRFDVAPGNNLAGEPRDDLTFGCLLEPSQVAPAAGVTPEGLHAAGAALRSIQIAGALARVLEMTVQYASERSQFGRPIGKFQAIQQSLAVLAGQTAAASAAADLAAEAITAPVGDHRIAVAKARTGEAASVAAAIAHQVHGAIGFTHEHSLHHLTRRLWSWRDEFGNDAEWSRRLGHAAIAAGADGLWPMITAA
- a CDS encoding ABC transporter ATP-binding protein — its product is MDADLTLDIRNLQTHFTADPGVSKAVDGVSFAVRRNETLAVVGESGSGKSVTSLSAMRLIPSPPGIIAGGEILFRGRDGQVRDLARLSERAMRSVRGNEIGMIFQEPMTSLNPVYTVGDQIGEALRYHQGLDRRAARAEALAMLKKVGIPAAERRLDEYPHQMSGGMRQRVMIAMALACRPTLLIADEPTTALDVTIQAQILDLMRRLQEETGTSILFITHNLGVVAEVAHRVVVMYAGRIVEEGDVRSLLKSPKHPYTRGLLACMPHLGQRRGDGGRLHAIPGSVPSPVNRPLGCTFAPRCPLAEPACTAAEPVLEPVGPDHSARCRRWRDVQ
- a CDS encoding helix-turn-helix domain-containing protein, with the protein product MPSFKPVVALLRGLDVLQAVNASREATVGSVHAATGLDKATVVRMLETLEHAGYIVRVAGRPAYVPSWRTLQLSQGYDLQRSLGAAAEPILTDFRKSIGWPSDLAICDRGAMIVVQTSREQGPLSLNRRPGYQAPILSTSLGRAYLAFCPDEERQAILAQIAARPNAESVDLSKADAILAEVRERGFSVMDSTYSDREYEGLVWAIAVPVMNGERACASVNILMLRNAMSYEMAVDRLLEPLKATAARLAEVFRAQG
- a CDS encoding CaiB/BaiF CoA-transferase family protein, encoding MSTENHEESHGGAGAGAEGGGALAGIRVLDLSRVLAGPWASQALGDLGADVIKVEHPGHGDDTRAWGPPFLSADGAADGAAGDVERLSAYYLSCNRNKRSIAIDIAKPDGADIIRRFAADCDVVIENFKVGGLARYGLDYAALSGINPRLVYCSITGFGQTGPLAPRPGYDFLIQGMSGLMSITGQPEGELGSEPLKVGVAVSDVFTGLYATISILAALRHRDRTGQGQHIDCALLDTQVSVLANQAMNWLVGGMVPGLMGNKHPNVVPYRTFKARDGHVIVATGNDGQFRALCRLLGLEEVAASPRFADNASRLALRDELEGLLADAIANWDQAALIAAMAEAGVPGGPINRIDQVFAEPHLAERGLVREMTLEDGRKVPVVGYPARLSNSPATYRRPPPRLGQQTAEVLEEMLGYSPDRVEQLRSSGVLGG
- a CDS encoding amidohydrolase family protein gives rise to the protein MSATFLIKGARVIDGTGAPWFPADVLVERGRIAAVGPMLDAPDAEPLEAAGRFLAPGFIDAHCHDDLIQLRQPGRPEKVAQGVTTVVVGNCSFGLYPQSPESAAPLREHFGNLLGTVSDQETFTDFAGYRSALDGRGTAINLVSLVGHAALRLAVMGWQNRAATATEREAMAALLAEQLRQGAHGLSLGLVYPPSAWADRAELVRLAEVVAEHGALLTAHVRSYEGGLIASVDEFLDLLKAGGASGLLSHLQAAGRPYWGSLPRAVERLEIARHDGTDVSFDMYPYPAGSSTILQLLPPSALAGGVEALLARMAGADGLAALRRAVEDGEAPNDAGWESKIRLIGWENVRIGGVSADDLRDLEGLSLTEIAGVAKEQPFDTLVRLIRADRGRTNIVMFQLAEADLETALSHPLHMLGSDGLPRETGKPHPRAFGSFPRYLARAIRGEGGLGLEDAVRHMTAVPAQRFGLSDRGLIRPGMMADLTLFTADVADRATFQDPTCPPHGITDVLVAGQFVLRDGGHTGARPGKALARA
- a CDS encoding ABC transporter ATP-binding protein → MTSDVSTEQPLLSVRNLEKRFPVRGGLLQRPVGWVKAVDDLSFDLNRGEVLGLVGESGSGKTTAGRSILRLIEPTGGSIRFDGQEITGLPTAEMRAQRRRMQIVFQDPYASLDPRQRVRDVIGEALVIHNIGSRADRRDRVAALLEKVGLTADAMDRFPHEFSGGQRQRIGIARALAVEPDFIVADEPVSALDVSVQAQVVNLLGDLQRELGLAVLFIAHDLAVVRYISDRVAVMYLGRLMEIAPSDSLYERPRHPYTMALLSAAPDPDPDAPKSRMLLDGDVPSPMNPPSGCVFRTRCPFALPACAEPEARALRQVAPGHSVSCIRDDVTAAG